A window of the Deltaproteobacteria bacterium genome harbors these coding sequences:
- a CDS encoding MOSC domain-containing protein codes for MPLLLFEAVTSAGNDPQTGRVEFIHLAQSEGEPMRATDRIRALAGIGLEGDRYASGRGHFSKTPGTGRALTLIEAEVLEHLRDSLGIALRPGEGRRNLTTRGVALNALVGHRFHIGNLLCEGMRLCEPCKYLEELIRKPLVDPLLHRGGLRADVLEDGEIRIGDEVRLVNPG; via the coding sequence ATGCCGCTACTGCTCTTCGAAGCCGTGACGTCGGCGGGGAATGACCCACAGACGGGCCGCGTCGAGTTCATCCATCTCGCCCAAAGCGAGGGCGAGCCAATGCGGGCGACGGATCGAATCCGCGCGCTTGCGGGGATTGGCCTCGAAGGCGACCGCTATGCGAGCGGGCGCGGTCACTTCTCCAAAACGCCGGGCACTGGCCGTGCGCTGACTCTCATCGAAGCCGAAGTGCTCGAGCACTTGCGCGACAGCCTGGGAATCGCGCTGCGGCCAGGCGAAGGTCGACGCAACCTGACCACCCGTGGAGTCGCGCTGAACGCACTGGTCGGACATCGCTTCCACATCGGCAATCTGCTCTGCGAGGGCATGCGCCTGTGCGAGCCATGCAAGTATCTCGAAGAGCTGATCAGGAAGCCGCTCGTCGATCCCCTCTTGCACCGCGGCGGCCTGCGAGCCGACGTGCTCGAGGATGGGGAGATTCGGATCGGCGACGAAGTGCGGCTGGTCAATCCTGGGTGA